Below is a window of Raphanus sativus cultivar WK10039 unplaced genomic scaffold, ASM80110v3 Scaffold3941, whole genome shotgun sequence DNA.
ataagtataaaatatgattaattatatgataacacatatataatatataatagtgacacgaaaaataaataacaacatatTTTCGAAGTCTAgttatagtttaaattttttggcTCGCCAATGTTTCATCGGTTTTTCTCCTCTTATTCATGTCTAAATAATGCATTCTCCATTTAAGTCAAAGGCTAGGAAGCTAACCAATCCGATCAACAGATATAACTCAAATAAGCAATTGAGAAGGACCCATCCAAAATAAGGTGAAATTGATGTATAAATGTAGGAAGGAATTGCTGTGGGAAGGAGCTTTGCTATGTATAAGAACTACAACATAGACGGGAACAAAGAAATGCTCGCTTTTGGAGTGATGAACATCGTTGGTTCCCTCACATCTTGTTACCTCACAACCGGTACGGACACACATTCTATGGTTTCAACCAGTGTTGTTAAACCCGGACCAAACCGGCGGTCGGACCGGGTTCAACCGTGAACCGGACACCAAGCCGGGTTGGGTTAATGGTAAAACTCAACTAAaattgaaccggttaaaaatcCATATTGAACCGTTAAAAACCCGGGAACCGACGACCCAACAAACCGGTAAAACCATGGTTcgtagaaaaaatataaaaaaaatattaataaaataattagttttaaaaatgaaatgaaaatagAGTTTGTGACAAACTATAATTCAAAAGATATTGCCATTTTTgacgtttttttctttttaagtctATGATGTCTCTACAAAACTGTAATTCACAAgatattttatacttttgtgTTTTGATGTCTTTACAAAACTTTTGCGATGTACTAAGCAATGAAGAAAGTGGTCAATAAACTTGATTTCCACCAAATTCAAAAACAGAAAATCAACAATTGTCACAATGAAAATCAGCAACCGTCGCAACGTTGCACTaatgtgtataattttttttaaaggtgataaaaatttatagtgatctagagaataaactttaaatgtgttttttcctattgatttagatttaaactattagattttttatttttgttattacatTTCAGCTtactattttctaaaatatgcatattatatacaaaatattattaaattcagtttaataCATCAAACCCGGTCGAACCCAATCGAACCAGGTCGAACCACATTGATCCAtgacccaaaatatttccgATTCAGTCACCAGtccagttttaaaaacactggttTCAACATTATCACATTAACAAGAcgtaatattttctatataaaatataaataacgaCGTACCACATTACTAGGACCGTTTTCGAGATCGGCCGTGAATTTCAACGCCGGTTGCAAGACTGTGGTGTCGAACATAGTGATGGCAATTGGGGTTATGTTCACATTGCTCTTCCTTACGCCACTTTTCCACTACACACCACTCGTCGTCCTCTCCTCCATCATCATATCCGCAATGCTTGGACTCATCGATTACCAAGCTGCTATTCATCTCTGGAATGTCGACAAATTCGACTTCCTTGTCTGCATGAGCGCTTACTTTGGTGTCGTATTCGGCAGTGTCGAGATCGGACTTGTTGTAGCAGTAAGTGTGTTCTTTAGCGCAGCGGTTACATTTTACACAATGTATATGAATAAGAAAATAActtttatacataatttatttttcggGTGGTGAAGGTGGTGATATCGATAGCAAGGTTGTTGCTATTCGTGTCGAGACCGAGGACTGCGTTGAAGGGAAACATACCAAACAGCATGATCTATAGAAACACCGAGCAGTATCCTTATTCAAGAACCATTCCTGGTCTTCTAATCTTGGAGATTGATTCTCCCATCTACTTTGCCAACGCTGGTTACTTGCGTGAGAGGTAACCTTAGCCCTAATTCACATGCACATGCAAAGGATGGAGtattggttttatattattcCATTCGTTTATATGTTGGGTACAGAATCACAAGGTGGatcaatgaagaagaagagagggtCAAAACATCAGGAGAAAACAGTTTACAATATGTTATACTCGATATGTCCGGTAATTACATATCTTGATTTTCTCTGACACTATAGTGTTGTCTTCGATCAAGGCTTACTTTGAGTGTGTTGACTAAAACAGCTGTCGGTAATATCGACACGAGTGGTATAAGCATGATGGAGGAAATTAAGAAAATCATTGACCGAAAAGAGTTAAAGGTAACGTAATAAGTCGTATAAACACTTCATCAGGATATGCTGTGGTTCATTTTTCACGTATTTCTTAAAAATCCTCAGTTAGTATTGGCAAATCCAAAAGGAGAGGTCGTGAAGAAACTGACCAGATCCAAATTTATCGACAACTTGGGAAAAGAATGGATGTTCTTAACGGTTGCAGAAGCTGTGGAGGCTTGTAGTTTCATGCTTCACACTTTAAAAACGCAAGCCGCCTCCAAAGGAGAGCCTTGGAACAACGTctagttccttttttttttttttcgtttaagCGTTTGTGACTACTCGTTATCAAATAGCATTATGTAATCACAAATTTCAGggaaaaaaaatctcaaatatcagaaaaaaggcaaaagaaaaatgcattttgtataatatttgattattgATGATGAAGTCATATTCAATATGTACTCTTTAGTTTTCTCCTGAAGTTAATCTTGAGATTTTATGGAATAatcggtttggtttgattttctCGAAATTGATTGAAAGTCAATACGGTTTTGTAAGTGTGGAATTTGGTTTTGTTACCATTTAATACATATCAGGTATTGGATCAACTCTGGCCCATAATATACCCCACACAAACATTGTCTTGGATAAAAAACTGGCCCATCTTAGACCCGCACGTGACTTCCGTCACATCCTTATCGTTATCATCTATTTGGCGGGTAACCGTTTGATCGCAACCGTCCAAATCAACGACCTTCCTTCACTATTATCATCTTACCGGATATAGCAGGTCAAATCACCTGGGATCTAACGCACTCTTTCCTAGGTTAAACAGGTAACCGGTGATAagcatctctttctctcttttgattATGCTTAGGTAAGTTTGTCTGAAACGAACATATCTGCCATCCGTCTCGAGTACTCTTTCTAGGGTAATGGATTCTCTCTACTGTTTTGTTTGGGAGAAATTTGAAGCTTGGCTTGTTCATTCGTTGTTAGATTGATTCTTCTTATATTATGTTCCATGTTGAGTTTGCTAAGAACATGTTTAAGTTTGGTTGGTTCTGTACAGTTGTTTCCAAGATGAAGACAGCAAAGGGGAAAGACAAAGCTAGGAACACCAATGAAGCCTTGAAGCTTGTTGATGACAGGTTAATCCCTCTGAAACTATGGTATTCGTAATAACTTTCTTGCTGAATCGTTGTCTCCTTCAAAAGAATCTTGTAGCTTAGGTTGGAGTGGAGAGACTGGTGTTTTTTAAGCATTGTCTTTTTGTGATTTGATCTAAAATATAAAGGTGaaagctttttaaaaaaaaaatttcagaaagGTGGGAAAGAGGAAGGCACCGGCTGAGAAGGCTAGTAAGCGGGAGAAGAAGGCCAAGAAGGACCCTAACAAACCCAAACGACCTCCTAGTGCCTTCTTTGTCTTCCTGTTAGTCATattaaactttcatttttttttttgtttttttctgtatTCTGTTCTAAAGTTTATACTGCttggtttcttttgtttcagggAAGATTTTAGGACAACGTTCAAGAAAGAAAATCCAAATGTGAAGGCTGTCTCTGCTGTAAGCATTTGGCAGATTCCTTGTACATACATACTTAAATCCTAATTCCTCGTAGTCTTTACCTTCGCTTTTACTTGTCAAGGTTGGGAAAGCTGCAGGGCAGAAATGGAAGTCAATGTCTCAAGCTGTAAGTCTGATACTGTGATAATGGATATAACAGCTTACATCACTTTTGAATACTCTATTGTGATCTTTGGAGTAAGACATTGACATTAGTTTTCACCCTCTTCGCTTTTGAAGGAAAAAGCTCCGTATGAAGAGAAAGCTGCAAAGAGGAAAGCTGAATATGAAAAGCTTATGGATGCATACAACAAAAACTTGGTAAGCCCTATCTTATATATACAGACACTTATGTGACTTCAATCTGATTTCATTGCAATGGAAGACAGGAAGAGGAAGGGAGTGATGAATCTGAAAAGTCTAGGTCCGAGGtgaatgatgaagatgaagctaGTGAGGAGGTAACAGTTCCTATAAGGAATGCAGAGTTTTATACATGACCCATTGTGTCTTGCTGTGAGTTTTAGGTTATCTGATGAGTTTGGCTTCATTTAATTTTCTCTGCAGGAAGCGCAGCTAGAGAAGGGAAAGGCaggagatgaagaggaagatgatgatgcggacgaggaagaagattaAACCAGAGATAGAGAGCATAACTGCAGGTCCAGAGGCAGAAGTAAGTAGTTTGTAATATGTGTGTTAACAACTATAGATCCAAATGGTGTGcgcttttcttttttcttttcctaaGAACTAGGAACAGTTGTTAGCGGTTCAAGGAGGTTTTGTTTCAGCTTATTATCCATAACAAACAATGTACCAATCACAAACTATGTACATGACTAAACTCTCCCTTCTAATGCATTTTGTGTTTCTTGA
It encodes the following:
- the LOC108848783 gene encoding sulfate transporter 3.1 (The sequence of the model RefSeq protein was modified relative to this genomic sequence to represent the inferred CDS: added 72 bases not found in genome assembly), with protein sequence MVFTSPYMSTAVKTGFITGIIGLAEGIAVGRSFAMYKNYNIDGNKEMLAFGVMNIVGSLTSCYLTTGPFSRSAVNFNAGCKTVVSNIVMAIGVMFTLLFLTPLFHYTPLVVLSSIIISAMLGLIDYQAAIHLWNVDKFDFLVCMSAYFGVVFGSVEIGLVVAVVISIARLLLFVSRPRTALKGNIPNSMIYRNTEQYPYSRTIPGLLILEIDSPIYFANAGYLRERITRWINEEEERVKTSGENSLQYVILDMSAVGNIDTSGISMMEEIKKIIDRKELKLVLANPKGEVVKKLTRSKFIDNLGKEWMFLTVAEAVEACSFMLHTLKTQAASKGEPWNNV
- the LOC108851958 gene encoding high mobility group B protein 1, which encodes MKTAKGKDKARNTNEALKLVDDRKVGKRKAPAEKASKREKKAKKDPNKPKRPPSAFFVFLEDFRTTFKKENPNVKAVSAVGKAAGQKWKSMSQAEKAPYEEKAAKRKAEYEKLMDAYNKNLEEEGSDESEKSRSEVNDEDEASEEEAQLEKGKAGDEEEDDDADEEED